ACGAAGGCAGCATTGAGCCATCTCGTTTTTGAGTAATTtctgtttttattttcaatctttttttataaaatgcAATAAAATAGCAATTCAATTACCTATTCAATCCCACATTCAACGTCCAACATTCCTTCGTAACTTGATTCTATTTACGGGATTGCGGCTTTGCGTTTGGGGACTGTTTACAATGTCATCGCTATTCTCGTACTTTATTATAACTATAATTTGACACGTATCTGGTAATTGCATTTAGGTTGACTAATCATAGTACTTACAAACGTTTTAGTGGTATTTCATTGGAAAGCAGTCCCTTTTCTCCATAAGTTGTTTAAAGCTTCGTTTGCTTACAGCAAACAAAGCCAATGTGGACATTCTTTGACTATATAAACAGGTAGAATTCCTCTGTTTTTTCCAACATTTCATATCAATTACTTTTAtcaaaagcatttttaATCGCTGTTTTGTCGTAGAATATTTTTATCCTAAGGATCTGGTTCTTTACAATTGCGATATATACATATAGGAGTACTATCAATCAATTCTTTGGTTTCTAGTCTACTCTTTTCTCTCTACTCTCACtctttattcatttttctttttttcatcctttctttaccttccaaaaatatttttgtttcaaactTTCTGAACAGTAGCTTTCGCAATGGCAAGGGTCTTAACAATTGTCATGCTGGTCTTTGTGTCCATGGCCGGATGGATGTTCGGTGCAGACACAGGATCGATTGGTGGTATCACAAATATGCGCGACTTTCAATCTCGATATGCAGACAAATATGACAAGGATACAAATACCTACTCTTATTCTTCCGCACGTCAAGGTCTCTTAACCGGTATGGTCAACATTGGATCCATGACAGGCTGCATTCTATCCTCACCATTTGCTGACCGTCTCGGTAAGCGTAACTctattctctttttcaccTGTGTTTACCTCATCGGTATTATTGTACAACTCACAACGCTCCCTTCTTGGGTACAGTTCATGGTCGCAAAGATGTGGACTGGTCTTGGTATCGGAGCTCTCTCTGTACTAGCTCCCGGGTATCAATCTGAGGTTGCACCAGCTGCGATGCGTGGTGCCATTGTCACTACCTACCAACTTTTCATTACCGCCGGTATTTTCATCGCCGCTTGCATTAACATGGGTACCTATAGACTCGCAAAAAGTGCTTCTTGGCGTGTTCCTATTGGAGTTAACTTGCTCTGGGGTCTCATTACTCTAGTCGGGATTCTTTTCCTCCCCGAATCCCCTCGTTATTTAATTTCTGTTGGCAGAGACGAAGAAGCTTTGCAGATTATGTGTAAGAACAATGACCTCCATCTTGAACACGAAGTGATTCAAACTGAATACCAAATGATTAAATCGGATTGTGATGCTGAGTTGGCTGGCGGTCCTGCTAAATGGCCAGAAATCTTCAGCAAAAATATCCGCTACCGTACTTTCCTTGGTATTGGCGTCATGTCTCTCCAACAACTTACTGGTAACAACTACTACTTCTACTATGGTACTCAAGTATTCCGCGGCACTGGTATGACCTCTCCTTACCTATCGGCACTAATCCTTGACGCTGTAAACTTCTGCTGCACCTTTGGAGCTCTTTACGTTATGGAGCACTTTGGTCGCCGTATGCCTTTGATTATTGGTGCACTTTGGCAATCactttgtttctttatttacgCCGCAGTTGGAGATCGTTGCTTGTATCAATCTGATGGATCTACTAACCACCGAGCTGGTACTGTGATGATTGTTTTCTcctgtttctttattttcgcTTTCTCTCAGTCTTGGGCTCCCGGCGCGTATGTTATTGTTGGTGAATCGTACCCTATTCGTTTCCGTTCCAAGTGCGCTGCAGTAGCAACTACCGGTAATTGGTTTTGGGGATTCttgatttccttcttcactCCCTTTATCACTAATACAATTGGTTTCAAATATGGCTACGTCTTTGCTGCTTGCAACCTGTGTGCTGCTATTGTCATCTTCGCCTTTGCTCACGAAACCAAAGGTCTTACGCTGGAAGAGATCAACCTCGTTTATATTTCTGGTCGCAAGCCATGGTCGCCCCGTCCCAAGAACATTGCAAGTTACTCTGACCAGCGTAAGGAAGCTTTGGCAGGAGACAAGCATGATGATGTTGACCATCTGGAAACCTTTACTTCTGACAGTATGGAAAATGCTTCGTCTTCTCATTCGAAGCCCAAGTCGAAGTTTATCGACCATATCGAGCAGGTATAAAGTTACTAGATATTCCAAAGAATCTTCACGACACCCATGTCTATTGATTATTCAATTCTCTTAATCAGGCTTTTGGATTTATATAAAGCCACCTCAATCGTTCCCCCAACCTAAAAACCCTGGCCATTCTTCATTGAATGCTTTCAAACTAAATTTTGTGTTTCTCTACGCATTTTCATGAGTTATGACATATAGTTAACTGTATGAATGGATGCTTGTTTCATTCATTCGTAAACTACCTATTAATTATCCATCGACGTCGGCATtacctttcattttattaagTAAATTACAGCCCATAAGGAAGCAGTGGAAAACCTTTGGCATTTTCGAACATATTTCGCGTTGATTATAGAATGAACTCCACTAATTAGAAATCGATGAGCAAAGTCAATTGTGCTCGTTTATAATTGAGTTATTCCCAAAAGGGCAAAGAGGATACTCAAATACATATTCTTCTTGCCTTGTATTTGGTGACTACCCTTCTTTAGTAATGGAACTACCttctgtttattttttcatagaGCCCTTTAATTTGGTGATTGAATCGATAGAATACTAGCAAGTTGAATCAATGATGTTTACAATTGATCATAATTTTTAATAGCTAATAATGTACGGTAATAACATGTATATAATAGACTGCAAGAACAACAAGAGGAGTAAGTAaagtttattctttttataatgttttttcgactgaaaagacaaaaagtcTGCTCCAGCAGTGACTTGAACACTGGGCCTCTTGCTTACTAGGCAAGCGCTCTACCACTGAGCTACAAGAGCTACTTAGGTACTTAAAAGTATATAAAATGTATAAGCTAATTGCGGATCTCGTATGAACGGGTTGGTACTTCATCCGGATAACCACGAAGAGTAGAGCAATTAAAAACTTTGATTTAaggacaagaagaaaattgtATCACATGCTGCTAAACGGCGGGTAGATGAAAAATCTGTATTGCTGTGATCTTATCTAATATAGTACTAACGAAATTCTCTCTTGAATGTTGAATTCTGCGCACTTGCAGGACTCAAAACTGCGCTGGATCAGCTGCAGCAAATAGATCGTTGCAAAGCTTGTGCTACAAGCCGTTAATGAATACTATATATAACCAAGCATTATTCACGGTGCGGATTGTCTACGGCGATGCCTATTTATTAATACATAAATTTAAGTTGCTTATGTCAACTATTACTAGAACATTACCTAGTCAGTGAGTGCTGAGCCCAATATTAGTCTACGTGAAGTACATTACTCTGGTTGAAGCGCATTGCTTATTGGTATGTTTCATGGATTATTACCTAAACTCAAATCTCCTTCAAAATCACAAGAAAATGCGGCGTTCATCTAGTAATAATAACTACCAAATTCAGTTGGGTGTCTTCCTGCTTGTGCTGCACAGCTGTAATCCTTATCTTCTTTCTTAGACTTGCAATTATGTGCACTGGCGTATGGATGAGCCCTACTTTACCGGAGTCACAGGCCTCACCTCAGGTGTAGGAGCTTTTTAATGTTGTTCAGCTGTCCGATCACTGCTATCACTATCACTATCACTGCTGACGGTTAGGTGCAAAGCACAAGTTGGCGTTACCAGGTAGTAGTACCGAAAAGTAACTGGGTGTCATACCAGACTTGGCTTCCATGGCTTTATATACCTCATCAACATGAACTAACGAGTTGTCGTTTACATTTATCAC
The nucleotide sequence above comes from Schizosaccharomyces osmophilus chromosome 3, complete sequence. Encoded proteins:
- the ght5 gene encoding plasma membrane high-affinity glucose/fructose:proton symporter Ght5 yields the protein MARVLTIVMLVFVSMAGWMFGADTGSIGGITNMRDFQSRYADKYDKDTNTYSYSSARQGLLTGMVNIGSMTGCILSSPFADRLGKRNSILFFTCVYLIGIIVQLTTLPSWVQFMVAKMWTGLGIGALSVLAPGYQSEVAPAAMRGAIVTTYQLFITAGIFIAACINMGTYRLAKSASWRVPIGVNLLWGLITLVGILFLPESPRYLISVGRDEEALQIMCKNNDLHLEHEVIQTEYQMIKSDCDAELAGGPAKWPEIFSKNIRYRTFLGIGVMSLQQLTGNNYYFYYGTQVFRGTGMTSPYLSALILDAVNFCCTFGALYVMEHFGRRMPLIIGALWQSLCFFIYAAVGDRCLYQSDGSTNHRAGTVMIVFSCFFIFAFSQSWAPGAYVIVGESYPIRFRSKCAAVATTGNWFWGFLISFFTPFITNTIGFKYGYVFAACNLCAAIVIFAFAHETKGLTLEEINLVYISGRKPWSPRPKNIASYSDQRKEALAGDKHDDVDHLETFTSDSMENASSSHSKPKSKFIDHIEQV